The Deinococcus carri genome contains a region encoding:
- a CDS encoding ABC transporter substrate-binding protein — protein sequence MIKKALLTLTALTLLASVAQARTWDEIKRSGTIRIATEGAFPPFNVMKGNQPTGFEVDLANALAKQMGLKVQWVTQPFDNLLIGLNQDRYDFVIASHGITPERQKAVDFASPHYCTGGAIVTRPGGPMTAAALQGKKVGVQVGTTYLQNVSKLPGLGEVKTYPKDTDAQAALMAGRVDAWVGDRFTGLEVVKAQKGKLVQGDLLFKERIAMAVKKGNTSLLKELNAALAKAMNNGTYAKISNEYFGQDIRCR from the coding sequence ATGATCAAAAAAGCACTGCTGACCCTGACCGCCCTGACCCTGCTCGCCAGCGTCGCCCAGGCCCGCACCTGGGACGAGATCAAGCGCAGTGGCACCATCAGGATTGCCACCGAGGGGGCCTTTCCGCCCTTCAACGTGATGAAGGGCAACCAGCCCACCGGCTTCGAGGTGGACCTCGCCAACGCGCTCGCCAAGCAGATGGGCCTCAAGGTGCAGTGGGTGACGCAACCCTTCGACAACCTGCTGATCGGGCTGAACCAGGACCGCTACGACTTCGTGATCGCCAGCCACGGCATCACGCCCGAGCGGCAGAAGGCGGTGGACTTCGCTAGCCCGCACTACTGCACGGGCGGTGCCATCGTCACCCGGCCCGGCGGCCCGATGACGGCGGCGGCCCTGCAAGGCAAGAAGGTCGGCGTGCAGGTCGGCACCACCTACCTCCAGAACGTCAGCAAGCTGCCCGGCCTCGGGGAGGTCAAGACCTACCCCAAGGACACCGACGCGCAGGCTGCGCTGATGGCGGGCCGCGTGGACGCCTGGGTGGGCGACCGCTTTACCGGCCTCGAAGTGGTCAAGGCCCAGAAGGGCAAGCTGGTGCAGGGCGACCTGCTGTTCAAGGAGCGCATCGCCATGGCGGTCAAGAAGGGCAACACCAGCCTGCTCAAGGAGCTGAACGCCGCCCTCGCCAAGGCGATGAACAACGGCACCTATGCCAAGATCAGTAACGAGTACTTCGGCCAGGACATCCGCTGCCGCTGA
- a CDS encoding ABC transporter ATP-binding protein, which yields MAEVVLEHINKYYGTKQHAVKDFNLHIADREFMVFVGPSGCGKSTTLRMIAGLEDISDGVLRIGDRIVNDVPPKDRDIAMVFQNYALYPHMNVYENMAFGLKLRKTPREEIDKRVRDAARILQIEHLLGRKPKELSGGQRQRVAMGRAIVREPKVFLMDEPLSNLDAKLRVEMRSQISQLHRRLGATIIYVTHDQVEAMTLGDRIVVMRDGLIMQVDTPMNLYDFPQNKFVAGFIGSPSMNFLTGRVQNGEFVVGSSRVAPMGRLAQSLKAYEGREVSLGIRPEHIGVVGFSELPRGVNVLRGRVVVVEPLGAQTDLIIDVEGQHITAKVEGQAPLEPGDDIELLIDQTRLHAFEQESEAAIDRGSPTGKRGQADTTGLGYEYGTPQVGQASMDSGTEVQVPTGSVTVISADD from the coding sequence ATGGCGGAAGTCGTTCTGGAACATATCAACAAGTACTACGGCACCAAGCAGCACGCGGTGAAGGATTTCAACCTCCACATCGCGGACCGGGAGTTCATGGTCTTCGTGGGTCCGTCGGGCTGCGGCAAGTCCACCACGCTGCGCATGATCGCGGGCCTGGAGGACATCTCGGACGGCGTGCTGCGCATCGGGGACCGCATCGTGAACGACGTGCCCCCCAAGGACCGCGACATTGCGATGGTCTTCCAGAACTACGCGCTGTACCCGCACATGAACGTCTACGAGAACATGGCTTTTGGCCTCAAGCTGCGCAAGACGCCCCGCGAGGAGATCGACAAGCGCGTGCGCGACGCGGCGCGGATTCTCCAGATCGAGCACCTGCTGGGCCGCAAGCCCAAGGAACTCTCGGGCGGTCAGCGCCAGCGCGTGGCGATGGGCCGCGCCATCGTGCGTGAACCCAAGGTCTTCCTGATGGACGAGCCGCTTTCTAACCTCGACGCCAAGCTGCGCGTGGAGATGCGCTCGCAGATTTCCCAGCTTCACCGCCGCCTGGGCGCGACCATCATCTACGTGACCCACGACCAGGTCGAGGCGATGACGCTGGGCGACCGCATCGTGGTGATGCGCGACGGCTTGATCATGCAGGTGGACACGCCCATGAACCTCTACGACTTCCCGCAGAACAAGTTCGTGGCGGGCTTTATCGGCAGCCCCTCCATGAACTTCCTGACGGGCCGGGTGCAGAACGGCGAGTTCGTCGTGGGCAGCAGCCGGGTCGCGCCGATGGGCCGCCTCGCGCAGAGCCTCAAGGCCTACGAGGGCCGGGAAGTCTCCCTGGGGATCCGCCCCGAGCATATCGGCGTGGTCGGCTTCAGCGAGCTGCCGCGGGGCGTGAACGTGCTGCGCGGCCGGGTCGTGGTGGTCGAGCCGCTGGGCGCGCAGACCGACCTGATCATCGACGTGGAGGGGCAGCACATCACCGCCAAGGTGGAAGGTCAGGCTCCCCTGGAACCCGGCGACGACATCGAGCTGCTGATCGACCAGACCCGCCTGCACGCCTTCGAGCAGGAAAGCGAGGCGGCCATCGACCGGGGCAGCCCGACCGGCAAGCGCGGCCAGGCGGACACCACGGGCCTGGGCTACGAGTACGGCACGCCGCAGGTGGGGCAGGCCAGCATGGACAGCGGCACAGAGGTGCAAGTGCCTACCGGCTCCGTCACCGTGATCTCTGCCGACGACTGA